One Zingiber officinale cultivar Zhangliang chromosome 10B, Zo_v1.1, whole genome shotgun sequence genomic window, TTTTGGGGAAAATGCTAATGTTGCTGAACCAGATCCCTGCTTGCAGACAAACCAAGAATTATTTAAAGACACTCTAATAGAAGAGGAAATTAGTTTCAATGACAGAAGCAAAAACAATGGAGTTCTTGGAGGTGTTAATGAAGTTGATCAAACTACAGAAAATATACTTAGATACAATGAAAATCAGTTGGAAGAACCTTTGAAGGAGGGAGACTATAATTTTACACCAGTTGAGAAACTTgcacgaattttgaatttaaggatGGAGATGATTCAGTCATGTCACTGGACAGTCCAGGTGTAACTGACCAGGGCACTTTCTTCGGTGCTGTTCAACCTGTAGCACGCATGTCATGCATGCAAAGATGTTCAAGACTATTACAATTATCTCCTGATGAAAGAGCTACAGATCATAGTGACATGTCTGTTTGTATTGATGGAGAACCTTCAGGACATGTAGAAAATCTCAAACCTGGGGAATTGCTCAGAGATTTTAATGTCTTCCAGCAGGCACAGTTTACCAGTGGAATCCAATGCGATACAGAACCACCAAGGTTAAACAAGAATGTGGATCCTGCAAAAGATTCTTTTAACGAAATTCTTGGTAGCCCTGACCTCATTATGAAGTTACATGATTGTCTAAGGGATGAGGATGAGCTTTGGTTTCCTTGTGCTGAACTAAAGGACAACCATAGATGTTTACTTCCTGAACATGATTCTGGGCCTACACAATTGATACAGAAAGAGTCTGGCGATCATGTCAGGAGGAAGTTTGTGTTTGTTAAAAAGTCATGTTCTGTTAATGCACTTATTCAGGACAACAGCCTTGaagatatttctaaaaataagttGAACAAGTATCACAGATACAGAGCAAAAGAGATAATGCCAAGGCGTCTCAAAGTGGGATATCAGAATGGTGATCCAAAAGATGACAACACAGGGAAGAGATTCCATTCTCTCAGACATGAAATGATGACCACTGAAACTGATGGAGAATCTACTGAAGCTCATTCTGACTATGTATCTTCATTTCTCTGCTGCAAAGAAATGGAAAATTCACCTGGAGAGGAAATCCCTGGATTAAAGCGCTACAGTTTCAGGCGTTCCACAATGTACGCaatatattttagaaatatattttgtattctTTAAGTTACATATTCCTGAAATTTCAATTTTCCTAGTGAGAGGCATGCATTGACTAGGCAGACTAAACAAAAAAAGGCAGGAGGAATTGATTCACTTGAAACTAAGGTATTGAACATAGATGGGCATGATAATGAAGGAACTCAATCACATACTTATGCTAGTGAGAAGCTATGATAAAGGTACATAAAAGGTTTTATGGGACCTTAGTGCCAAGCTTGTCAAAGGTAAACTTACCTAGTTTCTAGCTTTGAATATGCtttcagttatatatatatatatcaccctGTTAATAGCCTGGAAATGATATCTGATGACATTCATCATGTGGAATAGAAGGTTATGAGTACTGATACTTTTAGGTGCATAATTATGCTTCTCTATATAGGTTATTAGGTTCAGGAGGACTTGGTAGGACTGTATTACATGTTCTGAGTTATTTCTTCAACAAATTAGGAGCATTtcttggatatatatatatatatatatataatagcctGGAAATGATTTCTGATGACATTCATCATGTGGAATAGAAGGTTATTAGTACCGATACTTTTAGGTGCATAATTATGCTTCTCTATATAGGTTATTAGGTTCAGGAGGACATGGTAGGACTGTATTACATGTTTTGAGTTATTTCTTCAACAAATTAGGAGCATTTCTTGGAAGAGTTGAAAAACATTTTAAGAATAGATTGAAATCTTGGTTCTACTGACTAGTATTGGTGCTACATGTTGGTCTGATCTAGTACTCTGACCACACTTTCCTGGTtgtatcaatttaaaatttttgcaTCAATATTTACAGAGACTGTATCATGACCACCGTCTAAACCTACCTATTGGTATTGAGATATCTTGTTCCAGTCCACCCTCATGGCCCTGTTTGGACCATTTTGGCTATTTAAGTGGTTAAACACTATTTTCAACTGAACATGCTTATCAGGTAGTCTCTTTCTTTCCATTTTTTTGACACAAatttttttgagttatttttttgACACTGTTTTTGTAGGTGCTTCACTAATTAATAAGCAACAATAGTACGACTGATGTTGATTTTACTGTATGTTATTACGCTCTATATGGTTATGGTTGAGATTTGACCAACCAGGTTGAGACTAGAATCTTGATTAAAGTCAGTCCAACGACATAGAACTCTTTGTATTTCATTAAATAGATTTCTTAAAAGACACTGGATAATTTATAGTTTAGGGGCTCCAACATGGAGAGGTACCGACAATCAAGCACTTGCATCAGCAGTTTTTTGT contains:
- the LOC122029370 gene encoding uncharacterized protein LOC122029370 codes for the protein MSLDSPGVTDQGTFFGAVQPVARMSCMQRCSRLLQLSPDERATDHSDMSVCIDGEPSGHVENLKPGELLRDFNVFQQAQFTSGIQCDTEPPRLNKNVDPAKDSFNEILGSPDLIMKLHDCLRDEDELWFPCAELKDNHRCLLPEHDSGPTQLIQKESGDHVRRKFVFVKKSCSVNALIQDNSLEDISKNKLNKYHRYRAKEIMPRRLKVGYQNGDPKDDNTGKRFHSLRHEMMTTETDGESTEAHSDYVSSFLCCKEMENSPGEEIPGLKRYSFRRSTMQHSLKKETHFGKEDYTMNLANFYSTLELCRMLSIKNGHYRRGRCESCSLVIVQMLPFSLR